A single genomic interval of Pseudorasbora parva isolate DD20220531a chromosome 21, ASM2467924v1, whole genome shotgun sequence harbors:
- the tob1b gene encoding protein Tob1b: MQLEIQVALNFIISYLYNKLPRRRVNIFGEELERQLKKKYEGHWYPDKPYKGSGFRCIHVGEKVDPVVEEAAKESGLDIEDVRNNLPQDLSIWIDPFEVSYQIGEKGAVKVLYVDDAGENGSELDKEIGNSFNPEAQVFMPITEPVGASSESSSPSPPPFGQSAAVSPSFMPRSAQPLTFTTASFAATKFGSTKMKNSGRNGGKVARSSPTNLGLNVNSLIKQKAISNSMHSLYGFGIGASQPKSSALSPNAKEFVFPNLQAQGNFASENGLPYSNAFDVFSAYGSINDKSLMDSLGLGLGNMQYSNQQFQPVMAN, translated from the coding sequence ATGCAGCTTGAAATCCAAGTAGCGCTGAACTTCATAATTTCGTACCTGTACAACAAACTCCCACGGAGGCGAGTCAACATCTTCGGAGAGGAGCTGGAGAGGCAGTTGAAGAAGAAATACGAAGGACATTGGTACCCTGATAAGCCATATAAAGGATCCGGGTTTAGGTGCATACATGTGGGAGAGAAAGTAGATCCGGTTGTGGAGGAAGCAGCCAAAGAAAGCGGGTTGGATATCGAGGATGTCCGCAATAACTTGCCTCAGGACCTCAGCATCTGGATCGACCCTTTTGAGGTGTCCTATCAGATTGGCGAAAAAGGCGCGGTTAAGGTGCTATACGTGGACGATGCTGGTGAAAACGGCTCTGAGCTGGATAAGGAGATCGGAAACAGTTTTAACCCGGAGGCTCAGGTCTTCATGCCAATTACGGAGCCTGTGGGCGCTTCCTCCGAGTCCAGTTCGCCGTCGCCGCCTCCATTCGGGCAATCTGCGGCCGTAAGCCCGTCCTTCATGCCACGCTCCGCTCAGCCTTTAACCTTCACCACAGCCTCATTCGCCGCCACCAAATTCGGCTCCACCAAGATGAAGAACAGCGGCCGCAACGGCGGCAAAGTTGCACGTAGCTCACCCACCAACTTGGGCCTGAATGTCAACAGCCTAATCAAGCAGAAAGCCATCTCCAACTCCATGCATTCGCTCTACGGTTTCGGCATCGGAGCTTCGCAGCCGAAATCCTCGGCCTTGTCTCCAAACGCCAAGGAGTTCGTTTTCCCGAACCTCCAAGCCCAAGGAAACTTCGCCAGCGAGAACGGCCTTCCGTACAGCAACGCCTTCGACGTTTTCTCGGCCTATGGGAGCATCAACGACAAGTCCCTCATGGACAGCTTAGGCTTAGGTCTCGGCAACATGCAGTATTCAAACCAGCAATTCCAGCCGGTCATGGCTAACTAA